The sequence TTGGTAGGAGGACCATGCATACAGTCAATCTAATATCATATCAGGATTGTAAATATGCAGAAGGTACACATTCCTCAGTATGCCAACATTTTATTCGTAATAAGCGGGAGCATCATACAGTGTTTCAAACACCATATGAGGGCACTGATTTGTTCTCGTTAAGGTTTTTGTCTATGTCGATCTGATCGAACATTATTCAGAGACGCGAATGGATGACGGATTCAAGCTCCAGCGCCTTGTCGCACTGCGCAAGAACCCATCCGAGCTGCTTGCTCTCGTTGTTGTATATCACAAACAGATCCTGCATCGTGACAGCTGCAGAACAGAGGTTGAAATTACAAATCTTTTTAAAACATGCAAGGTTTACTAGTTTCAAGAGCCTGGACAACTTGCATCTGAATCTGAGCTCCATATATACCTCCGATCAAGATAAAGTTCAGCTCCTTCAGAACAGGATCCGACGAGGCATCGCGGATAGCCAAGCACGTTTTCCCGTCTTCCTGCCATGCCAACAAACATACACAAGACATGTTAGCCATTAATTGTTCAGTGATGCTTATCGGTTGGGTTGTCGAATGTTCACCTCCACGATGAGGTAGTTTTGAGGAGGGATGTCCAGGTTGCTGGTGCCGCCGGCGTGGGTAATTTTTAGTGACAGTGCCTTGAATTGGTTCTTCACATCATTGACAGATCTGAATGGCTTTTTCCCTTTCCAGCATAGAGGCAGAGCACGACCCTTCACCTCTTCAAGTGATGATTCACTGAGAGTACCTCTAACCTGAAAGACTCAAATCCCATGAGTAGCATTTTATTTATTATGGGCATCAGAAATTCAGAATGCACTGTGGTTTGAAATTTACCTACCTTTGAAACAAGTTCATTGTATATCTGGGCAGGCACGAAGGTGTAGGTGGTACCACTGTCAAATACAGCCTCAAATGTTGGATTCCCTCTTATCGGCTGTTTGTCAATGAACAGCTCTGCTAGGCCAGGTGAGTAGTACAACCTGCGGAAAACGATGGTATAATAAATGTTTGGAACCAAATGGAAAGTAAACAAGCAATAATGATACTCTTCTTTGACTTATGCATGTTAGATCCAAAAAAAGTGAAAGCGAAAGCCATGATCACAAAGAAATTCTTACAAGGATTCTCTCATGGGTACCCAGGTTACGCCGCGGGAGGGCGGATTGAAGTCCCCAACGTAGAGGACACCCTTTCCTTTGCTGCTGAGGCAATGTCCAATGACGTTCTCTGTTATCATCTTTAGCCCCTTGAGTTGCGCGGCAAAGCCTGCCTTTCCCCTCCCGAGTCCAAGGATGCCATCTACCGACGAGGGCGGTGCGTCTGCTGGTTCCTCCTGGTTGTATCCACATCTGTGCAAAATGAAAGTGACCGTGCATCATCAACATCCAAATAAAGTTGGGCACTGAACATGTAATAACACTAATATTTCAGTTAGTGTCGTACCCGAAAGCGATGGTTTTCTTGTCTTTCCCAATGACAGAAATGATGTCAGTGGCAAGGTCACCTTCTGACTTCCCGGTGACATACTGAATCTCGTAGTGGCATCGATGTGGATCTTTCCTGGAGCACTCAGGGATCCCAGGCACGTCTCTGCGCATCGCAGCACATAGCGGGCCACCACATTGCACCTTCAACTTGTCAGCTGCTGGCTTGTAATATGGGTGTGGTGGCCTCTGTGGTAAAAACGAAACATTTTTCATGTGGCATCAAACACAAAGTATTACAAATTGAACGGAACCGAGTGTTGTTAGTTGTTACCGGGTGGCAGCCCTTGCAGCCGTGGACCGGGTGGTGGCACTCCAGCCAGGTGAGGTTGCTGCCAGTGTCGACGTCCAG comes from Triticum aestivum cultivar Chinese Spring chromosome 5B, IWGSC CS RefSeq v2.1, whole genome shotgun sequence and encodes:
- the LOC123110297 gene encoding aspartic proteinase Asp1, whose protein sequence is MAAMWPPIIGLLVLLLPIAPSSAIKFPLEGNVYPVGHFYATLSIGEPAKPYFLDVDTGSNLTWLECHHPVHGCKGCHPRPPHPYYKPAADKLKVQCGGPLCAAMRRDVPGIPECSRKDPHRCHYEIQYVTGKSEGDLATDIISVIGKDKKTIAFGCGYNQEEPADAPPSSVDGILGLGRGKAGFAAQLKGLKMITENVIGHCLSSKGKGVLYVGDFNPPSRGVTWVPMRESLLYYSPGLAELFIDKQPIRGNPTFEAVFDSGTTYTFVPAQIYNELVSKVRGTLSESSLEEVKGRALPLCWKGKKPFRSVNDVKNQFKALSLKITHAGGTSNLDIPPQNYLIVEEDGKTCLAIRDASSDPVLKELNFILIGAVTMQDLFVIYNNESKQLGWVLAQCDKALELESVIHSRL